CAAAGCAAAAAAATGGCAGATTGTTGGAAAACTCGCCGTACTTTACGGAAATGATTTAGAAAGGATTGTCAAATGAAAAAGTGGATTAAACTCCTTATCTTCTTACTGATTGTAGTGTTACTCATTATAGGTGCTGTAAGGCTTGTGAAAAAGAGAAAAGCCCAGGAAGCCGCGATTCCTATTGCAAAAGAGTATGCGGTATTGGTACACACACTGCAGCCAAAAACGAAGCATGTGACTCTAACAGCTGATGCGATAGCGGTAGTACAAAATGATGCAAACATAAAGATAGCTTCAAAATATTCAGGCCGAATTATTGCGTTAGCAAAAGTTGGAGCAAAGGTTAAAAAGGGGGATATTGTTGCCAGGCTTGATGATACTCCTTTGCAATCAAAACTGACAAGTCTCAAAGCGCAAAAAGAGGCTGTAACGCAAAGCATTGCTTCTACAAAAGTGGTTTTAAGCAATCTCAAAAAGATTCATGCAAGAACCAAAAAGCTTTTAGCTGTTAAGGGTGCTTCTATTGAGCAGTATGAAAAAGAGCAAAATCAAATTAGCGCTACAAAAGCACAACTTGCAAGCCTAAGAGCGAAATTGGCTTCTTTAAAAGAGAGTATAAAAGAGATTCAAAATGAGCGTACCTATACAACTTTACGCTCAAGCGTTGACGGTGTCGTTGCAAAACGATTTGTCAATGAAGGGGATATGGCGATGCCAGGGAAGCCAATTATTGCAATCAATAGTCAAAAAGAGAACTACTTGGTTGTTCGAGTGCCAAAAGATATAAAAATATATGGAGTTGTTTATAAAGGTAAAACCTATCCAGTAACTCCTCTTCAATCAACATTTAACTCTTTGGCAGAATATAAAGCCAATGTCAATGATAGCTCTTTAATTGCGGGAGAGCGGGTTAATGTAGCAGTAGTGACTTTTCAAGGCAAAGGGGTGCTTTTACCGCATGATGCAATTTTGAATCGCAATGGTAAAAGCTATATTCTGGTTGTAAAGGGCAATAGCGCCGAGGCAAAAGAGGTACATATCATAGAAAATGCCAATCAAGGTGTCGTTGTAAAAGAGAGTTTCAATGGCAAAAAAATCATTGTTGCAAAACCAGATATCATGCTTAAACTCTTAA
This region of Nitratiruptor sp. YY08-10 genomic DNA includes:
- a CDS encoding efflux RND transporter periplasmic adaptor subunit, translated to MKKWIKLLIFLLIVVLLIIGAVRLVKKRKAQEAAIPIAKEYAVLVHTLQPKTKHVTLTADAIAVVQNDANIKIASKYSGRIIALAKVGAKVKKGDIVARLDDTPLQSKLTSLKAQKEAVTQSIASTKVVLSNLKKIHARTKKLLAVKGASIEQYEKEQNQISATKAQLASLRAKLASLKESIKEIQNERTYTTLRSSVDGVVAKRFVNEGDMAMPGKPIIAINSQKENYLVVRVPKDIKIYGVVYKGKTYPVTPLQSTFNSLAEYKANVNDSSLIAGERVNVAVVTFQGKGVLLPHDAILNRNGKSYILVVKGNSAEAKEVHIIENANQGVVVKESFNGKKIIVAKPDIMLKLLSGIKLKEIKG